The DNA window CGTCCGCTGGGAATGGGGATCTGGGAAGGAGTGCCGCTGCGCGAGATCGTCTGGCGGACCCGGCCGCAGCAGAACCTGCGCCGCGTGTTCTATAACGGCTTCCATAACGACGACCCTAAACAGCTGTTCCGCAGTTCCCTGCCGATCGGCCGCGTGCTGGAGGATCCGTTCGACCTGCCGCCCGTCATCCTGTGTTACAAGCTCAACGGGCAGTTGCTCAACGGGGAACGCGGCGGGCCGGTGCGGATGGTCGTGCCCGAGGCGTACGGTTTCAAGTCGGTCAAATGGCTGCAGCGGATCGTGCTGTCGAATCTGTTCCACGCCAATGATACCTACGCCAGCGGCAATAACGATGTCGACAGCGGCATGAAAACGTTCGCCCATAGCCTGCTGAAGCCGGAGAAGATCAAGGCCGGCCAGCCGATCCCCATCACGGGCTACGCCCAGGTCGGCATTTCTGGACTGAAGAAAGTGCAGACGCTGCTGCTGCCCAAGTCGACCGAGTGGCCCCAGGACGATCCCTATTACACGCAGGCCGACTGGACCGACGCCCATCTGCTGGACCCGCCCAAAACCTGGGGCGGCGGTCTGCCCGACGATCGCCTGCCCGACAAGGTGCATGGCTTTGATCCGGCGACCGGTCGTCCGCAAAACTGGCCCATGCGGATGACGATGGCCCACTGGGCGACCGTGCTGCCCGGCCTGCCGGCCGGCGAGTACACGCTGCACAGCCGCAGCATCGACGCCAACGGTTATGCCCAGCCGATGCCGCGTCCCTTCCGCAAGTCGGGCCGCAACGTGATCGAAGAGACCCCGGTGCAGATCGTGGAGTAAACCGTCGCCTGGCAAATCTCGCCCGGGCTTTGCATTTGCCGCGGAGTGGATCACAATCGACTGTCAGTCGTCTTTCACGCGGAGCGTGAAACTTTTGACTGACGGAAGTCGATGGTCAGTCGTCTTTTGCTCCGCAAAAGAACGCGTACTTTCGCGGAGCGAAAGACGACTTTCCGGGCGGTCTTTTTCGCTCAAAGATGAAAACAGAATCCCGAGGGAATTCTCCTCGTATTCCTTTCCTGCCAGGCGTGTTGCTGTGAATGATTCTTCCGCCGCTTCGCTGGCCGCTGTGGCGGAGCTGGCCAAACGCATCATCGCCAATGTGGAAAAGGCGATCGTCGGCAAACGCCGGCAGGTCGCGCTGTCGCTGACCGCGTGGTTTGCGGGCGGACACTTGCTGCTGGAGGATGTGCCCGGCGTCGCCAAAACGATGCTCGCCAGGGCGCTTGCCCGTAGCGTCGGTTGCGATTTCAAGCGGATCCAGTGCACGCCCGATCTGCTCCCTTCCGATGTGACGGGCACCTCAATCTTCAACCAGAAAACGACCGAGTTTGAGTTCCGCCCGGGCCCTGTGTTCACGCAGATCCTGCTGGCGGACGAGATCAACCGGGCCACCCCGCGGACGCAGGCCGCCATGCTGGAAGCGATGGCCGAAGCGAAGGTCACCGTCGACGGCAGCACGCACGATCTGGCGGCGCCGTTCCTGGTGATCGCCACGCAGAACCCGGTCGATCACGAGGGCGTCTTCCCCTTGCCAGAAGCCCAGCTGGATCGCTTCATGATGAAGTTCAGCCTGGGCTATCCGTCGCTGGAGGAAGAGCTGCGGATGCTGCAGCTGCTGGAGACGGGCCATCCGGTCGATTCGCTCCAGCCGGTCGCCCGGGCGTCGCAGCTAGTGGAAGCGCAGCAAGCGATTCGCCTGGTGAAGGTCGCTTCCCCGGTGCGCGAGTACTTGCTGCAGATTGTGCGGCAAACGCGCGAACATGACGACCTGTTGCTGGGCGCCAGCCCGCGAGCATCCATCGCCCTGTTCCGCTGCTCCCAGGCGATGGCGGCGATCCGCGGCCGTGGTTACGTTCTGCCCGACGACGTGAAGCAGATCGTCGGCCCCGTGATGAACCACCGCGTGCTGCTGCGACCCGAAAGCCGCCTGCGCAAAGTCACGCCGGAATACGTCATCGAAGAAGTCGTCGCCAACACGGCCGTCCCCACGCAGGGCGCCGGATAGAAGGAACGCTGTCGAATCTTGTTGCTCTTCGTCTGTCCTCCTGCAGGTCCGTCCAACTGCTGAAAGCTGCTCGTGCCTGTCGCCGATGCTCCGCCGCCGTTGCCTGCTGTCGCGCCGGACGATTCGACCGGCGACGCATCCGCCTCCACGCGCGCGGTCAACTCGCCCGGCCTGTTCGCCGGGATTGCAGCGGTGG is part of the Lignipirellula cremea genome and encodes:
- a CDS encoding AAA family ATPase; this encodes MNDSSAASLAAVAELAKRIIANVEKAIVGKRRQVALSLTAWFAGGHLLLEDVPGVAKTMLARALARSVGCDFKRIQCTPDLLPSDVTGTSIFNQKTTEFEFRPGPVFTQILLADEINRATPRTQAAMLEAMAEAKVTVDGSTHDLAAPFLVIATQNPVDHEGVFPLPEAQLDRFMMKFSLGYPSLEEELRMLQLLETGHPVDSLQPVARASQLVEAQQAIRLVKVASPVREYLLQIVRQTREHDDLLLGASPRASIALFRCSQAMAAIRGRGYVLPDDVKQIVGPVMNHRVLLRPESRLRKVTPEYVIEEVVANTAVPTQGAG
- a CDS encoding molybdopterin-dependent oxidoreductase, which gives rise to MAAEPLMLQEHRRLSRRFFGQLAAGGALGMLLPWQARAAELPPECAAACESFLKQLEYLTPQEEFGNVSRGTPRPYDLPEEKKQEVGLTPESWRLEVVSDPDDPADIEQPLTVEAGTAIDWDELMKMAKQHAVSFPKIMTCNNGGRPLGMGIWEGVPLREIVWRTRPQQNLRRVFYNGFHNDDPKQLFRSSLPIGRVLEDPFDLPPVILCYKLNGQLLNGERGGPVRMVVPEAYGFKSVKWLQRIVLSNLFHANDTYASGNNDVDSGMKTFAHSLLKPEKIKAGQPIPITGYAQVGISGLKKVQTLLLPKSTEWPQDDPYYTQADWTDAHLLDPPKTWGGGLPDDRLPDKVHGFDPATGRPQNWPMRMTMAHWATVLPGLPAGEYTLHSRSIDANGYAQPMPRPFRKSGRNVIEETPVQIVE